A single genomic interval of Saccharothrix saharensis harbors:
- a CDS encoding sodium:solute symporter — MRALDVGIIVLFLVGMPLLGVWIAGRQRSATDYFVSERRISWWVVCVSVVSAETSTLTVLSVPTVAYLGTMTFLSLAIGYLIGRIVVSFVLLPKYIAGELITAYGFLGKRFGRNIRSTASVTFLVTRLLADGLRLFATAIPIKVVLVAYGVDVSYWVIVAALGVAMVVYSFLGGVRAVVWVDAIQMLWYVVGAFAVILVLNGKLPDGWFAGAAEAGKFQVLDFSASPLTSPYAIVVAFVGGAVLSMASHGADQLIVQRLMATKDVRSAQKALIASGVVVFLQFALFLFIGVMLWAFYEAANPVKDLGLNNNDELFANFIVNDMPSGLSGFVIAGILAAALSSSLGALASSTVTDVVQRVVRRPMSEAEVFKQGRIWTVVWAGLLIVCAGLFATLTRRGNPIVEQGLSIAGFTYGALLGAFLLGLVFRKAKELDAIVAFAVTVVVMAFVILGVKFVGPDASLAIDFSPAAPAQKIVSLAYPWYTVLGVVVTLVVGGLMSLRHKGYQPPDVQDDAVSAKAA; from the coding sequence TGTCGGCGGAGACGTCCACGCTCACCGTGCTGAGCGTGCCGACGGTCGCCTACCTGGGCACGATGACGTTCCTGTCGCTGGCCATCGGCTACCTGATCGGCCGGATCGTGGTGTCGTTCGTGCTGCTGCCGAAGTACATCGCGGGCGAGCTGATCACCGCGTACGGGTTCCTCGGCAAGCGGTTCGGGCGCAACATCCGGAGCACGGCGTCGGTGACGTTCCTCGTCACGCGGCTGCTCGCGGACGGCCTGCGGCTGTTCGCCACCGCCATCCCGATCAAGGTCGTGCTCGTCGCGTACGGCGTGGACGTGTCGTACTGGGTGATCGTGGCGGCGCTGGGCGTCGCGATGGTCGTCTACAGCTTCCTCGGCGGCGTGCGGGCCGTGGTGTGGGTCGACGCGATCCAGATGCTCTGGTACGTCGTCGGCGCGTTCGCGGTGATCCTGGTGCTCAACGGCAAGCTGCCCGACGGGTGGTTCGCGGGTGCCGCCGAGGCGGGCAAGTTCCAGGTCCTCGACTTCAGCGCCAGCCCGCTCACCTCGCCGTACGCGATCGTCGTCGCGTTCGTCGGCGGCGCGGTGCTGTCCATGGCCTCGCACGGCGCGGACCAGTTGATCGTGCAGCGGCTGATGGCCACGAAGGACGTGCGCTCGGCGCAGAAGGCGCTGATCGCCAGCGGTGTGGTGGTGTTCCTCCAGTTCGCGCTGTTCCTGTTCATCGGCGTGATGCTGTGGGCGTTCTACGAGGCGGCCAACCCGGTCAAGGACCTCGGGCTCAACAACAACGACGAGCTGTTCGCCAACTTCATCGTCAACGACATGCCGTCCGGGCTGTCCGGGTTCGTGATCGCGGGCATCCTGGCGGCGGCGCTGTCGTCGTCGTTGGGCGCGCTGGCGTCCTCGACCGTCACGGACGTCGTGCAGCGCGTGGTGCGGCGGCCGATGAGCGAGGCCGAGGTGTTCAAGCAGGGTCGGATCTGGACGGTGGTGTGGGCCGGCCTGCTGATCGTGTGCGCCGGGCTGTTCGCCACGCTGACCCGGCGCGGCAACCCGATCGTCGAGCAGGGCCTGTCGATCGCCGGGTTCACCTACGGCGCGCTGCTCGGCGCGTTCCTGCTCGGCCTGGTGTTCCGCAAGGCCAAGGAACTCGACGCGATCGTGGCGTTCGCCGTCACGGTGGTCGTGATGGCCTTCGTGATCCTGGGCGTGAAGTTCGTCGGTCCGGACGCGAGCCTGGCGATCGACTTCTCACCGGCCGCGCCGGCCCAGAAGATCGTGTCCCTGGCCTACCCGTGGTACACGGTGCTGGGTGTGGTGGTCACGCTGGTCGTCGGCGGGTTGATGTCGTTGCGGCACAAGGGCTACCAGCCGCCGGACGTGCAGGACGACGCGGTGTCGGCCAAGGCGGCGTAA
- a CDS encoding GNAT family N-acetyltransferase — MYDIRPAAQDDLDAVLALVLRLQADDAHHIGYLGETLGDISAELAEFEPDWASCTLVATDDSGWVCGALSVEVDPESHRAYLHGPFVDVPVNHPAGSRIWDQTADALYAAAAPLLDGVTDRELLGHTGHRRLAAFAERHRFAAARACGIHVLDGDGLRGLLLREASCPRTGPAREMRVLPTDPAVHEAVAVLHERCFPKTHLSGRRLVDGSRDHTVVVAMDGDRVLGYASGKAEPGEFYLDFVAVEPDVRGQGVGGALVTELVWKLAEKSGARPQAAAAILAGNRSSQRLFDRLGFRLHLELVAYRANAA, encoded by the coding sequence ATGTACGACATCCGTCCCGCCGCCCAGGACGACCTGGACGCCGTGCTCGCGTTGGTGCTGCGGCTGCAGGCCGACGACGCGCACCACATCGGCTACCTCGGCGAGACGCTCGGTGACATCTCCGCGGAGCTGGCCGAGTTCGAGCCCGACTGGGCCTCGTGCACGCTGGTCGCCACCGACGACTCGGGTTGGGTCTGCGGCGCGCTCAGCGTCGAGGTCGACCCCGAGTCCCACCGCGCCTACCTGCACGGTCCGTTCGTCGACGTGCCGGTCAACCACCCGGCGGGCAGCCGGATCTGGGACCAGACCGCCGACGCCCTCTACGCCGCCGCGGCGCCGCTGCTCGACGGCGTCACCGACCGCGAGCTGCTGGGCCACACCGGGCACCGGCGGCTGGCCGCGTTCGCCGAACGGCACCGCTTCGCCGCCGCACGCGCGTGCGGCATCCACGTCCTCGACGGCGACGGCCTGCGCGGCCTGCTGCTGCGCGAGGCGAGCTGCCCCCGGACCGGGCCGGCCCGCGAGATGCGGGTCCTGCCGACCGACCCGGCCGTGCACGAGGCGGTGGCCGTGCTGCACGAGCGGTGCTTCCCCAAGACCCACCTGTCCGGGCGCAGGCTCGTGGACGGCAGCCGGGACCACACCGTGGTGGTCGCCATGGACGGCGACCGGGTCCTCGGCTACGCCTCGGGCAAGGCCGAACCGGGCGAGTTCTACCTCGACTTCGTGGCCGTGGAACCGGACGTGCGGGGGCAGGGCGTCGGCGGGGCGCTGGTCACCGAGCTGGTCTGGAAGCTCGCCGAGAAGTCCGGGGCACGACCCCAGGCCGCCGCCGCGATACTGGCCGGCAACCGCTCCTCCCAACGGCTCTTCGACCGGCTCGGCTTCCGGCTCCACCTCGAACTGGTGGCCTACCGCGCCAACGCCGCCTGA
- a CDS encoding cytochrome P450: MTDDVLDIPFADAFAFDPSPTWARLREERPVVRVRTLAGAQVWLVTRYDDVKLVLADPRFSRAGVVAAGAPRVGVSRPLPGTLPTTDPPEHTRLRKLVSGAFSHRRISATRPWVRELCERLADDVVDGADLRQVYALPLPIQVICTLLGVPYDDRERFREWVELAYSLEMSEQPRVEAAMASLLEYMGGLVAAKRRDPRPGDLLDELCATPLTHDELVAFALNLLVAGHETSANQITSFVATLLRERSQWDRLVGDRSLLPGAVEELMRFTRLSEVGQLRVALEDVEVAGVVVRAGEGVMAAIGSANRDPRAFESPDSLDLARTPNQHLALGIGPHFCLGAQLARIELQEALGVLLARFPRLRAARPVEELAWRRVLVSGLAELPVSLG; this comes from the coding sequence ATGACGGACGACGTCCTGGACATCCCCTTCGCCGACGCCTTCGCGTTCGACCCGTCGCCCACGTGGGCGCGGCTGAGGGAGGAGCGGCCGGTGGTCCGGGTCCGCACGCTCGCGGGCGCGCAGGTGTGGTTGGTCACGCGCTACGACGACGTGAAGCTGGTGCTGGCCGACCCCCGGTTCTCCCGGGCGGGCGTGGTGGCGGCGGGCGCGCCGCGCGTCGGCGTGTCCCGGCCGCTGCCCGGCACCCTGCCGACCACCGACCCGCCCGAGCACACCCGGCTGCGCAAGCTGGTGTCCGGCGCGTTCTCGCACCGGCGGATCTCGGCAACCCGGCCGTGGGTGCGGGAGCTGTGCGAGCGGTTGGCGGACGACGTGGTGGACGGCGCGGACCTGCGGCAGGTGTACGCGCTGCCGCTGCCGATCCAGGTCATCTGCACGCTGCTGGGCGTGCCGTACGACGACCGCGAGCGGTTCCGCGAGTGGGTCGAGCTCGCCTACAGCCTGGAGATGTCCGAGCAGCCGCGCGTCGAGGCGGCGATGGCGAGCCTGCTGGAGTACATGGGCGGGCTGGTCGCGGCGAAGCGGCGCGACCCGCGGCCCGGCGACCTGCTCGACGAGCTGTGCGCGACGCCGCTGACGCACGACGAGCTGGTCGCGTTCGCGTTGAACCTGCTGGTCGCGGGGCACGAGACGTCGGCCAACCAGATCACCAGCTTCGTCGCCACCCTGCTGCGCGAGCGGTCGCAGTGGGACCGCCTGGTGGGTGATCGGTCACTGCTGCCCGGCGCGGTGGAGGAGCTGATGCGGTTCACAAGGCTCAGCGAGGTCGGGCAGCTGCGGGTGGCGCTGGAGGACGTCGAGGTGGCGGGTGTCGTCGTCCGGGCGGGCGAGGGTGTGATGGCCGCCATAGGCTCGGCCAACCGCGACCCGCGCGCGTTCGAGTCGCCGGACTCGTTGGACCTCGCGCGCACGCCCAACCAGCACCTCGCGCTCGGCATCGGGCCGCACTTCTGCCTCGGGGCCCAGTTGGCGCGCATCGAGTTGCAGGAGGCGCTGGGCGTGCTGCTGGCGCGGTTCCCCCGGCTGCGGGCGGCGCGTCCGGTCGAGGAGCTGGCCTGGCGGAGGGTCCTGGTCAGCGGTTTGGCCGAGTTGCCGGTCAGCCTCGGATGA